Proteins encoded within one genomic window of Spiroplasma sabaudiense Ar-1343:
- a CDS encoding lipoate--protein ligase — MLFFNNTSVDPYYNLALEATLLERKTEEIIFILWQNDNTVVVGRNQNTYQEINQLNCFSDNVKVVRRISGGGAVYHDLGNLNFSFILNANDDEAKTYEVILKPIVKVLNNIGVSAIFSGKNDIIVNGQKVSGNAQHRQGNRLLHHGTLIFNMNLELIGKYLNVDELKINAKKIQSVTARVANIKDFVSPDITIEIFKELLVAEVSKTLEKIQLTESELRQIEILRNEKFITDKWNFQEKEAFDYSNKAYLENKGLIEANLNIQDSKIIKAKFYGDFLGSQGTAEIEDLLKGLEYKISTIQEVLNEEIIKKVFGENFTKSEIIELLFK; from the coding sequence ATGCTTTTTTTTAACAATACCTCAGTGGATCCATATTACAATTTGGCACTAGAAGCCACGCTATTAGAACGCAAAACAGAAGAAATTATTTTTATTTTATGACAAAACGATAATACAGTCGTGGTGGGAAGGAACCAAAATACCTATCAGGAAATAAATCAGTTAAATTGTTTTAGCGACAATGTAAAAGTGGTTCGACGAATTTCTGGGGGTGGCGCCGTTTATCATGACTTAGGCAATTTAAATTTTTCGTTTATTTTGAATGCAAATGATGATGAAGCCAAAACTTATGAAGTCATTTTAAAGCCGATCGTGAAGGTTTTAAATAATATTGGAGTTTCTGCAATCTTTTCGGGGAAAAACGATATTATTGTTAATGGTCAAAAAGTTTCAGGCAATGCCCAACACCGTCAAGGGAATCGACTCTTGCATCATGGTACATTAATTTTTAATATGAATTTAGAATTAATTGGTAAGTATTTAAATGTTGATGAATTAAAAATCAATGCAAAAAAAATTCAGTCAGTAACAGCTCGAGTCGCAAATATAAAAGATTTTGTGAGTCCAGATATTACCATTGAAATTTTTAAAGAATTGCTAGTTGCAGAAGTTTCAAAAACTCTTGAAAAAATTCAACTTACCGAATCAGAATTGAGGCAAATTGAGATTTTACGTAATGAAAAATTCATAACAGATAAATGGAATTTTCAAGAAAAAGAAGCTTTTGATTATAGCAACAAAGCCTACTTAGAGAATAAAGGGCTAATTGAAGCCAATTTAAATATTCAAGACTCTAAAATAATAAAAGCTAAATTTTATGGAGATTTTTTAGGAAGCCAGGGAACTGCCGAAATTGAAGACTTATTGAAGGGTTTGGAATATAAAATAAGTACAATTCAAGAAGTTTTGAATGAAGAAATAATTAAAAAAGTTTTTGGAGAAAATTTTACCAAAAGTGAAATCATCGAACTTTTATTTAAGTAA
- the pdhA gene encoding pyruvate dehydrogenase (acetyl-transferring) E1 component subunit alpha, translated as MKFFEKYDSFKNQRVEILNEEGNVIHEELRSKELTDEKVLEAYKIMNLSRNQDDYQNKMQRLGKMLSFLSSTGQEATEVGYAMQVKKGADWFVGAYRNNAAWLTAGIPMRNIMLYWAGNETGNIAPEGINVLPVNIPIATQYSQASGIAFAEKYKKTKNVVLTTTGDGGTSEGEFYEAMNFAKLHEVPCVFMVENNKWAISTPRSKATKALNFAIKGVSVGIRNVIVDGNDLFAVYSVVEEAIKLAREGKGPSLIEFDTYRLGAHSSSDDPKVYRPEKEFQEALTRDPLIRTKKYLISKKIWSDDLQKKLDLEQQEFIKKEFEWVLANNKVELEDIFKYNFETMPDLLKEQYEEAKAHFDKHGYERGGH; from the coding sequence ATGAAGTTTTTTGAAAAATATGACTCGTTTAAAAATCAGCGAGTTGAAATCCTAAACGAGGAAGGTAATGTAATTCATGAAGAATTACGTTCAAAAGAATTAACCGATGAAAAAGTTTTAGAAGCTTATAAAATTATGAACCTATCTAGAAATCAAGATGACTATCAAAATAAGATGCAAAGACTAGGAAAAATGTTATCATTTCTTAGTTCAACTGGCCAAGAGGCTACAGAGGTTGGCTATGCAATGCAAGTGAAAAAAGGTGCTGACTGATTTGTTGGTGCTTATCGAAATAATGCAGCTTGGCTAACTGCTGGAATTCCAATGCGCAATATTATGTTATACTGAGCAGGAAATGAAACAGGAAATATTGCTCCAGAAGGAATTAATGTTCTTCCAGTTAATATTCCCATTGCAACACAATATTCTCAGGCGTCGGGAATTGCATTTGCGGAAAAATATAAAAAAACTAAAAATGTCGTTTTAACAACTACAGGAGATGGAGGAACTAGCGAAGGTGAATTTTATGAAGCTATGAACTTTGCAAAACTCCACGAGGTCCCTTGTGTTTTTATGGTTGAAAATAACAAATGAGCTATTTCAACGCCACGTTCAAAAGCTACAAAAGCCCTTAATTTTGCTATAAAAGGGGTTTCTGTTGGCATCAGAAATGTAATAGTTGATGGTAATGACTTATTTGCCGTTTATTCTGTTGTTGAAGAAGCGATTAAGCTCGCAAGAGAAGGTAAAGGTCCAAGTCTAATAGAATTTGATACATACCGCTTAGGGGCCCATTCTTCATCAGATGATCCTAAAGTTTATCGTCCAGAAAAAGAATTTCAAGAAGCTTTAACTCGCGATCCACTAATTAGAACTAAAAAATATTTAATTTCCAAAAAAATATGAAGCGATGACTTACAAAAAAAATTAGATTTAGAGCAACAAGAATTTATTAAAAAAGAATTTGAATGAGTTTTAGCAAATAACAAAGTTGAACTAGAAGATATTTTCAAATACAATTTTGAAACAATGCCAGATTTATTAAAAGAACAATATGAAGAGGCAAAAGCTCATTTTGATAAACACGGTTATGAAAGAGGGGGTCACTAA